From the Oleiphilus messinensis genome, one window contains:
- the ribA gene encoding GTP cyclohydrolase II: MSVRFVASCRLPTPFGEFNMHGFEEIDTGKEHIALTFGDVRCGQPVLARTHSECLTGDALFSMRCDCGYQLNEALRSIAEAGCGVLLYLRQEGRGIGLLNKIKAYNLQDHGADTVEANERLGFAADLRDYSMCKAMLDHVGISQIKLMTNNPRKVEALKRYGVEVNERVPLEVGRNPHNEGYLSTKAKKLGHLLVTHQDDEPPETV; this comes from the coding sequence GTGTCTGTTCGATTTGTAGCTAGTTGTCGTCTCCCGACGCCATTTGGTGAATTTAATATGCACGGGTTCGAAGAAATCGACACCGGTAAGGAACATATTGCTTTGACGTTTGGTGATGTTCGATGTGGGCAGCCTGTTTTGGCGCGAACTCACTCAGAGTGCCTGACCGGGGATGCATTGTTCAGCATGCGTTGTGATTGTGGGTACCAGTTAAACGAAGCGCTGCGTTCGATAGCCGAGGCTGGCTGCGGTGTATTACTCTACCTTCGACAGGAAGGGCGGGGAATAGGTTTGTTGAACAAGATCAAAGCCTACAACCTTCAGGATCATGGTGCGGATACTGTGGAGGCCAATGAGCGACTCGGTTTTGCGGCTGATTTAAGGGATTACAGCATGTGCAAAGCCATGTTGGATCATGTCGGGATTTCCCAGATTAAACTGATGACCAATAACCCCCGTAAAGTGGAAGCACTCAAGCGTTATGGTGTCGAAGTTAATGAACGGGTGCCGTTAGAAGTGGGGCGAAACCCGCACAATGAAGGCTATTTGTCCACGAAAGCGAAAAAGCTGGGGCACCTGTTAGTTACCCATCAGGATGATGAGCCACCTGAAACGGTCTAG
- the moaA gene encoding GTP 3',8-cyclase MoaA: MESNSTAQLIDRFGRQVTYVRLSVTDRCDFRCVYCMDEEMTFLTRQQVLSLEELALVAKAFVGLGVKKIRLTGGEPLIRRNVIQLVQDIGALDGLQDFTLTTNGSQLPKYANQLVSAGMSRINISLDSLKSDRFRELTRTGDLDLVLQGIEAARSAGFKKIKLNSVIMMGRNFDEVLDLVNFACEKGLDISFIEEMPLGQITEHSRAEAFCSSDVLRDKISEQYTLLESTESTGGPSRYFNLAGSDTKVGFISPHSHNFCGDCNRVRVTAEGRLLLCLGNEHSVDLKAVIRKYPDDVARLQATLLDAMSIKPERHYFSHEEDPQILRFMNMTGG, translated from the coding sequence ATGGAATCCAATAGTACTGCGCAATTAATTGATCGATTTGGTCGACAGGTGACTTATGTCCGGTTATCTGTTACAGATCGATGTGATTTTCGCTGTGTTTACTGTATGGATGAGGAAATGACATTTCTTACTCGTCAACAGGTTCTCTCGCTGGAAGAGCTGGCACTGGTTGCCAAAGCCTTTGTTGGTCTTGGTGTGAAAAAAATCAGGCTCACTGGGGGCGAGCCGCTTATTCGGCGCAATGTAATCCAGCTGGTTCAGGATATCGGAGCTCTGGATGGTCTACAGGACTTTACGCTCACCACTAATGGCTCGCAGTTACCAAAATATGCAAATCAGTTAGTTTCAGCAGGCATGAGCCGAATCAATATTAGTCTGGACAGTCTAAAGTCTGATCGTTTTCGCGAGTTGACCCGGACGGGAGATCTGGATCTGGTGTTGCAGGGAATTGAAGCTGCGCGCAGTGCTGGATTCAAAAAAATAAAGTTGAACTCCGTGATTATGATGGGGCGCAATTTCGATGAGGTGTTGGATCTGGTTAATTTTGCCTGTGAGAAAGGTCTGGATATCAGTTTTATAGAAGAGATGCCCTTGGGCCAGATTACTGAGCATAGTCGGGCCGAGGCATTTTGTTCCAGTGATGTGCTCAGAGACAAGATTTCAGAGCAATATACGTTACTTGAATCGACAGAGTCCACTGGCGGACCCAGTCGCTACTTCAATCTGGCTGGAAGTGACACGAAGGTCGGTTTCATTTCGCCACATAGCCATAATTTCTGTGGTGACTGTAATCGCGTCAGGGTCACCGCTGAAGGTCGCTTGTTGTTGTGTTTGGGGAATGAACATTCGGTGGACCTCAAGGCTGTCATCCGTAAATATCCCGATGATGTTGCACGCCTTCAGGCGACCTTGCTTGATGCCATGTCGATCAAACCGGAACGACATTATTTCAGCCATGAGGAAGACCCACAAATCCTTCGCTTCATGAATATGACAGGAGGGTAA
- the moaC gene encoding cyclic pyranopterin monophosphate synthase MoaC has translation MSEFTHLNEQGEAHMVDVGDKDITERSARATAIVKMQPTTLKMILDGSHKKGDVLATCRIAGIMAAKKCPDLIPLCHTLLLTSVKVELHPEPDNSGIRITSFCKLSGKTGVEMEALTAVSVAALTLYDMCKAVDKGMVISDVKLVEKSGGRSGHWQAEG, from the coding sequence ATGTCCGAATTTACGCATCTGAATGAGCAGGGTGAAGCCCATATGGTGGATGTCGGTGATAAAGACATCACTGAGCGTTCCGCGCGTGCAACTGCAATTGTAAAAATGCAGCCAACAACATTAAAGATGATACTGGATGGTAGCCATAAAAAAGGAGACGTTTTAGCGACATGTCGAATTGCTGGAATTATGGCTGCTAAGAAATGCCCGGACTTGATCCCGCTCTGTCACACGTTGCTGTTGACCTCTGTCAAAGTAGAGTTGCACCCTGAGCCGGATAATTCCGGTATCCGGATTACAAGTTTTTGTAAACTTTCGGGCAAAACCGGCGTCGAAATGGAAGCATTAACGGCGGTGAGTGTTGCTGCATTAACGTTGTATGATATGTGTAAGGCTGTCGATAAAGGGATGGTGATTTCTGACGTTAAGTTAGTGGAAAAGTCCGGTGGGCGTTCCGGGCATTGGCAGGCTGAGGGCTAA
- a CDS encoding retropepsin-like aspartic protease family protein, with protein MVARLASTAFLSIISVLPGLVPVTAAEALRIEIQALFKGKAMISVNGQPGQLMRVGDTGPNGIKLLSATSRIATVEVAGESMEIGLSQTVSTRFAQPQTRYANIARVNAHYPAMGSINGLPVRFLVDTGATIIAMNRQHAKRLGIQFRLEGTPGKVATASGVATYYSVTLDRVKVGEIELTGVEAGVLDGDSPDMILLGMSFLKRLEMVEKDGVLQLIQRF; from the coding sequence ATGGTAGCGCGGTTGGCGAGTACTGCTTTCCTTTCGATAATATCTGTATTGCCAGGATTGGTTCCTGTAACTGCAGCAGAAGCGCTACGGATTGAAATTCAAGCTTTGTTTAAGGGTAAGGCCATGATTTCTGTGAATGGTCAGCCAGGACAATTAATGCGTGTCGGCGATACCGGCCCGAATGGTATTAAATTGCTGTCAGCGACCAGTCGAATTGCGACAGTTGAGGTGGCTGGCGAGTCTATGGAGATTGGCTTGTCACAAACTGTCTCGACGCGTTTTGCCCAGCCCCAGACCCGGTATGCGAATATTGCCCGAGTGAATGCCCATTATCCGGCAATGGGTAGCATTAATGGCTTACCGGTGCGGTTTCTGGTTGATACCGGGGCCACGATTATCGCGATGAATAGGCAGCATGCAAAACGTTTGGGAATTCAGTTTCGATTGGAAGGTACTCCGGGTAAAGTGGCGACCGCATCAGGAGTAGCAACTTATTATTCGGTGACGCTGGATCGGGTCAAGGTCGGAGAGATCGAACTGACAGGCGTGGAAGCAGGTGTACTTGATGGTGATTCGCCCGATATGATTTTACTTGGAATGAGCTTCCTCAAAAGACTGGAAATGGTTGAGAAAGACGGCGTATTGCAATTAATACAACGCTTTTAG